GTCCCGTGCAACCAGTTCGCCGGGCAGGAGCCGGGCAGTGCCGAGGAGATCCAGACGTTCTGCTCGACGACGTACGGGGTGAGCTTCCCGCTGCTGGAGAAGATCGACGTCAACGGTGGCGACCGGCACCCGCTGTACGCGGAGCTGACGCAGCTGGCGGACGCGGACGGGGAGGCCGGGGACGTCCAGTGGAACTTCGAGAAGTTCGTGATCTCGCCGGCCGGTGAGCCGGTGGCCCGGATCCGCCCGCGCTCGGAGCCCGAGTCCACGGAGGTCGTGGCGGCGATCGAGGCGCACCTGCCGGGCTGAGCCCTCGGGAAGGGGCGGCCGGGGAGGTGTCCCCGGCCGCCCCTTCCGTACGTCCGCTTCTCCGCTAGCGGATCGGCATGCCCGAGAGCGTGCGGGCGATCACCAGGCGCTGGATCTCGCTGGTGCCCTCGAAGATGGTGTAGATGGCCGCGTCGCGGTGCATGCGCTCGACCGGGTACTCGCGGGTGAAGCCGTTGCCGCCGAGGATCTGGATCGCCTGCGCGGTGACGTCCCGGGCGGTCTCGCTCGCGTAGAGCTTCGACATGGAGCCCTCGGCCGAGGTGAAC
This sequence is a window from Streptomyces parvus. Protein-coding genes within it:
- a CDS encoding glutathione peroxidase — protein: MTLHDIPLRTLAGEPTTLGAYSGRTVLVVNVASKCGLTPQYEGLERLQQNYGDRGLTVLGVPCNQFAGQEPGSAEEIQTFCSTTYGVSFPLLEKIDVNGGDRHPLYAELTQLADADGEAGDVQWNFEKFVISPAGEPVARIRPRSEPESTEVVAAIEAHLPG